GAGCCAGGGCCGCAATATTTTGTAGGCCTGGCGGGGTTGATCAAAGCGTTGATGCCATTGATGGGGAGGTCCGGAAAAAAGAAACAGTAGACAAAAAATTCACCAATATTTTGCCGGGAGGCTAACCGGATATGAGGGGTTGGATATAACCGTGGAATACCAGAGGCGCCCGCAGGGCAGGGGAGTTTGGCCGATCTTGCCGCTCGGGCGGCAGGACATGTTGAGCAGATTTTCCCACCCAGAAAATCTGGTCAAAAAACTCTGAGGCTCTGTGAGCTCTGTGAGAGATGTTCGTTTGTGCGTCTGCGTGGGCTTGCAAGTTGGGTTGGCAAAAGAGGAGGGGTACATATGGGTTCACAGCAAGTAGAGGTCGGCTTGAAAAAAGCGATGTATGAGGAGATGGCGCTGATACGAAGATTCGAAGAAAAGCTGATCGAACTTTCTCAGGAAAAAGGAAAACTGGTCGGTATGCAAATCCTTGCCTACGGTCAAGAAGCCGTGTCCGTTGGAATTGTCAAGGCTCTCGAACCGGATGATGTCATTGTGAGTAATCACAGAAGTCATGGCCACTTATTGGCCAAAGGGGCAGATCCTAAATACCTTATGGCAGAGATTATGGGTAAGGCAACCGGTGTCAATAAGGGCAAGTCCGGAACCCTTCATATGTCTGTGCCCGAGGTGAATGCTTTGATGACAACGACGATCGTCGGAGGCGGGCCGCCTTTGGCCGTGGGGGCAGCCTTTGCCCAACAGTACCGAGGCACGTCAAATATCACCGTGGTTTTCTTTGGCGATGGCGCTGCTGCAGAAGGCAGTGTTCATGAGGCCATGAACCTGGCTGCGCTCTGGAAACTTCCTGTTCTATTTGTTTGCGAAAACAACTGTTGGGCAGGCGCTCAAAGCCTCTCTGAGCATTGTTGCTTGATGGATATTACCCGACGTGCCGTGGGGTACGGGATGCCGGGTGAGTTGGTGGACGGCAATGACGTAGAAAAAGTATTCACGCTTGCGAAAGAAATGGTGTCGCGCTGCCGCAACAGTCAGGGGCCGGTCCTCATTGAAGCCAAGACTTACAGAATCCGCGGCCACGGGGAGCACGATCACCAGCACTATGTGGATAAGAAAGAACTGGAAGCGTGGGCCCGATTGTGTCCCGTCAGGTGCCTGAGGGAGCGTATGCTGGCAGACGGTCTGGTCACAGAAGGAGAGATTCAGGTCATGGACAGACAGATAGAGGCAAAGGTTGACGAGGCGGTCAGATTTGCAAGCGACAGCCCGTACCCGTTGCCCGAAGAGGCTTTGCAGGATCTTTGGGTGGAAGATGGTATCCCCCAACAAGTTGCACAGTAGAGGAGGTCATTCATGGCAGTTTTATCATTTGGCCAGGCACTGAAAGATGCCCTCGATGTGGCCATGAGCAAAGATGACAGCGTTTTCATCGCGGGTGAGGGTGTTGGGGTATCCATCCATTATGATCCCAACTTGCCAACACACGGTCTCCTGGAAAAATACGGCCGGAAACGGGTAAAGGACACGCCGGTGAGCGAGGCAGCCATCGCTGGTCTGGGCGTGGGCGCCTCAGCGCTCGGCCTGCGACCTGTGGTTGAAATCATGTTTTTTCCCTTTATCACACTGGCTGCGGACATGCTGGTAAATCATGCTGCTAAGTTGAGGTATTTGAGCGGGGGAAAGTCTGCCTTCCCACTTACGGTAAGAGTCAAGGCCGGTGTGAGTTTTGCTGCTGGTTGCCAGCATTCGCATAATCTGGAGGCATGGCTTGCGCACAGTCCGGGATTGAGGGTCGTTTTCCCCTCCACAGCGGCGGATGCAAAAGGCTTATTGTTGAGCGCAATATTCGACCCGAACCCGGTGATTGTAATCGAAGAAATGCTGCTTTACTGGATGAAGGGGGAAGTCCCGGACGGGGACCACAGGATACCCATCGGAAAAGCCCGGGTAGTCATCCCTGGTAAGGATTGCACGGTTGTCAGCTACGGCGGAGCTGTCTACACGGCCCTGGAAGCGGCGAAGACCCTGTCAGAGGAAGGGATTTCCACGGAAGTAATAGACTTAAGAAGTCTGGTTCCCCTTGATAAGGCTTGCTTACTGGATTCAGTCAGAAGAACCGGCAGGCTTGTTGTCCTACACGATGCCACCAAGTTTGGTGGATTCGGAGCCGAGATATCGGCCATCGTTGCCGAGGAGGCGTTTGATGTGCTCAAGGCGCCTATCAAGCGCGTTGCGGCCCCAGATATTCCCGTACCTGTTTCACCACCTCAGGAAATGTTTAATAAACCGAGCCCTGAAACGGTGATAGCGGCTGTGCGGGCAACGGTGGGAAAAGGGTAAGGGGTCGCCCTCCTATAACTGACCCCCAAAACACACGCTGTTTTTTACAGAACCCTTCCAGTGGTGGATGCGGGAGAGCTGGTCGGAATCGTGGGAAAAGAGGATGTCCTGAAAACGTTTGTGTCCCTCGCCTGAAGATTTCGCATGAGAGTTATGCAACATAGTGAATAACGTCCCGTATCTTCCCCAGCCCTCAAAACCATCCTGCGATGGACATAAGCAGGCAGTTACAGCTCGAAATCATTGACATTTCAAATGATAAGGATATATAAACAAAAACCCCCTGCAGGGTTTCCCGCTCCTCCTGCTCGCGGGATATGAGCCCGGTTATTTCACGAGCCAAGGTTGCCGCTCAAGCTCCATTTCTCTGTCAGGAGGGGTGGGGCTTTTTTGTTCTTTTCCTATTGAGAACTGTAAAACAAAATGGCGCCCGCAAACTCATGAAGTTTCAAAAGGCCTAAAAAGTGACAATAAAATACAATGGTTGTAGAGTTATTTGCTTATTTATGGACGTTCCGGTTGTCCTTACATTAGACAGGATTTACAGGATGGACCGGATTGAGTTTCTGCCTTCCACCCTCCCTTCTCATTTCTCTTGACATGAATATGTAAATTGCGTAAAATGTGATTATCAAATATTACAAGGGGGGTGTCAGCTTATGGAAAAGCATATAACGGCTACTCAAGCTGTGAGAGACTTCTCAGAACTGTTAAATAGAATAAAATTTAAGGGGGACCGCTATATTATAGAAAGAAGCGGAAAACCGGTAGCACAAATGGAGCCTGTAAGAGAGGCAAAGAAGGCAAAAACGCTAAAGGAGCTTAAATCCTTACTCAAAGAACTTCCCAGGCTGGATGAAGAGCTGGATGCCTTTGCAGCGGACCTTGAAGGTATACGGAAAGACCAACCGCCCCTACCAGAGGAGGGCATGTGGGAATAATGCTTGATACGAGCCTTCTTATCCAGGCAGAGAGAGGGCATTTTGACATAGACAGATTTATAAGAGGCAGGGAGGAAGAACCTTTTGGCCTGAGTGTTATCACGGTTGCTGAGCTTCTTCATGGCGTCCATAGGGCGGATTCATCAAAGAGACGCCTGAAAAGGAGTGCCTACGTGGAAAAGGTCATCGAATGGTTTCCAGTATATCCTTTTGACATCCTGACGGCGAGAATCTATGCAGATATATGGGCTTATTTGCGCAGGAAGGGCATTCAGATTGGCGCCCACGATCTTATGATTGGCTCTACGGCCCTTGCCCTTGGTTTTTCAGTGGCAACTTTCGATAAAAGACATTTTCAGAGGATTGAAGGGCTTAAAATGGAAATATTAATTGCCTAAGACAGGATTTACAGG
This region of Deltaproteobacteria bacterium genomic DNA includes:
- a CDS encoding thiamine pyrophosphate-dependent dehydrogenase E1 component subunit alpha; this translates as MGSQQVEVGLKKAMYEEMALIRRFEEKLIELSQEKGKLVGMQILAYGQEAVSVGIVKALEPDDVIVSNHRSHGHLLAKGADPKYLMAEIMGKATGVNKGKSGTLHMSVPEVNALMTTTIVGGGPPLAVGAAFAQQYRGTSNITVVFFGDGAAAEGSVHEAMNLAALWKLPVLFVCENNCWAGAQSLSEHCCLMDITRRAVGYGMPGELVDGNDVEKVFTLAKEMVSRCRNSQGPVLIEAKTYRIRGHGEHDHQHYVDKKELEAWARLCPVRCLRERMLADGLVTEGEIQVMDRQIEAKVDEAVRFASDSPYPLPEEALQDLWVEDGIPQQVAQ
- a CDS encoding alpha-ketoacid dehydrogenase subunit beta, which gives rise to MAVLSFGQALKDALDVAMSKDDSVFIAGEGVGVSIHYDPNLPTHGLLEKYGRKRVKDTPVSEAAIAGLGVGASALGLRPVVEIMFFPFITLAADMLVNHAAKLRYLSGGKSAFPLTVRVKAGVSFAAGCQHSHNLEAWLAHSPGLRVVFPSTAADAKGLLLSAIFDPNPVIVIEEMLLYWMKGEVPDGDHRIPIGKARVVIPGKDCTVVSYGGAVYTALEAAKTLSEEGISTEVIDLRSLVPLDKACLLDSVRRTGRLVVLHDATKFGGFGAEISAIVAEEAFDVLKAPIKRVAAPDIPVPVSPPQEMFNKPSPETVIAAVRATVGKG
- a CDS encoding type II toxin-antitoxin system VapC family toxin; this translates as MLDTSLLIQAERGHFDIDRFIRGREEEPFGLSVITVAELLHGVHRADSSKRRLKRSAYVEKVIEWFPVYPFDILTARIYADIWAYLRRKGIQIGAHDLMIGSTALALGFSVATFDKRHFQRIEGLKMEILIA
- a CDS encoding type II toxin-antitoxin system Phd/YefM family antitoxin, with the translated sequence MEKHITATQAVRDFSELLNRIKFKGDRYIIERSGKPVAQMEPVREAKKAKTLKELKSLLKELPRLDEELDAFAADLEGIRKDQPPLPEEGMWE